One stretch of Cryptosporangium aurantiacum DNA includes these proteins:
- a CDS encoding sigma-70 family RNA polymerase sigma factor, which yields MIEVDELAAQFEAQRAYLHAIAYRMLGVHADADDAVQEAWLRLARTGSGGIEDLRGWLTTVTSRICLDALRRRGVRGEQPLELEVGALPHGEVASPEEDALLAESVGLALYVVMEALTPAERVSFVLHDVFDVPFDAIAAILGRSSAAAKMLASRARGRLRLGVPAADTHAAARNVVDAFLAAAGRGDVAGLLTVLAPDAVLHAQGPAGTLVTRGAREIAARATTFANPDARVHAALVDGVPGILVTVGGRPISVMAFAVTDGVVTAIHAVTDPARLGRVVPSWVA from the coding sequence GTGATCGAAGTGGATGAACTCGCCGCGCAGTTCGAGGCTCAGCGCGCCTACCTGCACGCGATCGCGTACCGCATGCTCGGTGTGCACGCCGACGCGGACGACGCCGTCCAGGAGGCGTGGCTGCGGCTGGCGCGGACCGGCAGCGGGGGCATCGAGGATCTGCGCGGCTGGCTCACGACGGTGACCAGCAGAATCTGCCTGGACGCGTTGCGCAGGCGCGGGGTGCGCGGCGAGCAGCCGCTCGAACTCGAGGTCGGCGCGCTGCCGCACGGCGAGGTCGCGAGCCCCGAGGAGGACGCGCTGCTCGCCGAGTCCGTCGGCCTCGCGCTGTACGTCGTCATGGAAGCCCTCACCCCGGCCGAACGTGTGTCGTTCGTGCTCCACGACGTCTTCGACGTGCCGTTCGACGCGATCGCGGCGATCCTCGGCCGCTCCTCCGCGGCCGCCAAGATGCTCGCCAGCCGGGCCCGCGGGCGGCTGCGGCTGGGGGTGCCCGCGGCCGACACTCACGCCGCGGCCCGGAACGTCGTCGACGCGTTCCTCGCCGCCGCCGGCCGGGGCGACGTTGCCGGGCTGCTCACCGTGCTCGCGCCCGACGCGGTTCTGCACGCGCAGGGTCCGGCCGGGACGCTCGTCACCCGTGGCGCCCGCGAGATCGCCGCGCGCGCGACGACGTTCGCGAACCCGGATGCCCGGGTGCACGCGGCGCTCGTGGACGGCGTCCCGGGCATTCTCGTCACCGTCGGCGGGCGGCCGATCTCGGTGATGGCGTTCGCGGTCACGGACGGGGTCGTCACCGCGATCCACGCGGTGACCGACCCAGCCCGCCTGGGCCGGGTCGTCCCGTCATGGGTCGCATGA
- a CDS encoding AAA family ATPase: MTMPTVTGNAVTGPAPAGPALAGSTGPETRSPVGGRSMPAWLREVSTSLSINAQLVLYGNIHDRFLLPGQASGWELCTLPEALRRALRPAGFEFLIVADAVSGLSVYPETPENTRLANEALHGTKAAFGRRPELGELAGVLERATAASIRCAVLVNYASHLVPDVARLETAEYDFFARCDRLSHETHPRILAGHSAPLFNPIIWAISHERDLPTWLTAGNEDIRTVAVPLPDLAARQSAAEWLSRQLVDAEAGDDRRRQAAAQLADQTQGMTMRSMVAITRLARRLGTGPNEIDEAVRCYRVGVHDNPWRQEVLRNRLNGAPEIIAERVRGQDEAIRHSVDILVRAVLGLSGAHTGGGARPRGVLFFAGPTGVGKTELAKEITRLVFGDETAYTRFDMSEFSAEHAADRLIGAPPGYVGHDAGGELTNAVRQRPFSLLLFDEVEKAHPRILDKFLQILDDGRLTEATGSTVYFSETILVFTSNLGISAEEYAAQASGTALPRTELERRVRGEVEHHFSNVLGRPELLNRLGDNIVVFNFIDDRVAAEILDLLLQHVKDRLRHEHHLELRLHPAVRERLLDEARKQLGFGGRGIGSLIESALVNPVSRILFEQPPAAGTVLAIADLELSRGTWRVVLG; the protein is encoded by the coding sequence ATGACCATGCCCACGGTGACCGGAAACGCCGTGACCGGCCCGGCACCGGCCGGCCCCGCGCTGGCCGGGTCCACCGGGCCGGAGACGCGCTCGCCCGTCGGCGGGCGGAGCATGCCCGCCTGGCTGCGCGAGGTCAGCACGTCGCTCTCGATCAACGCGCAACTCGTCCTCTACGGCAACATCCACGACCGGTTCCTGCTGCCGGGCCAGGCGTCCGGCTGGGAGCTGTGCACGCTGCCGGAGGCGCTCCGCCGGGCACTGCGCCCGGCCGGGTTCGAGTTCCTCATCGTCGCCGACGCGGTGAGCGGCCTGTCGGTGTATCCGGAGACCCCGGAGAACACGCGGCTGGCCAACGAAGCGCTCCACGGCACCAAGGCGGCGTTCGGACGCCGCCCCGAGCTCGGCGAGCTGGCCGGCGTCCTCGAGCGCGCGACGGCGGCGTCGATCCGCTGCGCCGTGCTGGTCAACTACGCCTCGCACCTGGTGCCCGACGTCGCCCGCCTGGAGACCGCCGAGTACGACTTCTTCGCGCGGTGCGACCGGCTCTCGCACGAGACCCACCCGCGCATCCTTGCCGGGCATTCCGCGCCGCTGTTCAACCCGATCATCTGGGCGATCAGCCACGAACGCGACCTGCCGACGTGGCTGACGGCCGGGAACGAGGACATCCGCACGGTCGCGGTCCCGCTGCCCGACCTGGCCGCACGGCAGTCCGCGGCCGAGTGGCTCAGCCGCCAGCTCGTCGACGCCGAGGCGGGCGACGACCGCCGCAGGCAGGCCGCCGCACAGCTGGCGGACCAGACCCAGGGCATGACGATGCGCAGCATGGTGGCGATCACCCGGCTGGCGCGCCGCCTCGGTACCGGCCCGAACGAGATCGACGAGGCGGTGCGCTGCTACCGGGTCGGCGTCCACGACAACCCGTGGCGCCAGGAGGTGCTCCGCAACCGGCTCAACGGGGCCCCGGAGATCATCGCCGAGCGGGTCCGCGGCCAGGACGAGGCGATCCGGCACTCGGTCGACATCCTCGTGCGCGCCGTGCTCGGGCTCTCCGGCGCGCACACCGGCGGCGGCGCGCGCCCGCGTGGCGTCCTGTTCTTCGCCGGGCCCACCGGGGTGGGCAAGACCGAGCTGGCCAAGGAGATCACCCGGCTGGTCTTCGGCGACGAGACCGCCTACACCCGCTTCGACATGAGCGAGTTCTCCGCCGAGCACGCCGCCGACCGTCTCATCGGCGCGCCGCCCGGTTACGTCGGCCACGACGCGGGCGGCGAGCTGACCAACGCGGTCCGGCAGCGTCCGTTCAGCCTGTTGCTGTTCGACGAGGTGGAGAAGGCGCACCCGCGGATCCTGGACAAGTTCCTGCAGATCCTCGACGACGGCCGCCTGACCGAGGCGACCGGTTCGACCGTCTACTTCTCGGAGACGATCCTGGTCTTCACCTCGAACCTCGGCATCAGCGCCGAGGAGTACGCCGCCCAGGCCAGCGGCACCGCGTTACCCCGCACCGAGCTGGAGCGGCGGGTGCGCGGCGAGGTCGAACACCACTTCTCCAACGTGCTCGGCCGGCCGGAACTGCTGAACCGGCTCGGCGACAACATCGTCGTCTTCAACTTCATCGACGACCGGGTGGCGGCCGAGATCCTCGACCTGCTGCTCCAGCACGTCAAGGACCGGCTCCGGCACGAGCACCATCTGGAGCTGCGGCTGCACCCCGCAGTGCGGGAGCGGCTGCTGGACGAGGCGCGCAAACAGCTGGGTTTCGGTGGCCGCGGCATCGGCTCGCTGATCGAGAGCGCGCTGGTCAACCCGGTCTCACGCATCCTGTTCGAGCAGCCGCCCGCGGCCGGCACCGTGCTCGCGATCGCCGACCTGGAGCTGAGCCGCGGCACCTGGCGGGTGGTGCTGGGATGA